The Triticum urartu cultivar G1812 chromosome 6, Tu2.1, whole genome shotgun sequence genome includes the window ACAACTACTCCCGGCATTACAATTAAATGCCACACGACGCCATCAACACCACCACACAGTGGTCTAAGCATAGATCCATGTTCACCCCCAACAAAAGTCGGTTGGATGGTTTGAAAAACCACTTCTCCGACTCCATGTCTCCATCGAAGCCGGGTGGAGGAGAGAGGAGCCTCGCGATGCAACGGGGGAGGTGGAGAGGCGAGTATCTTTTTGTTGCTCCTAAGGAGCGAAGCAAGGAAGACGTGGAGTGTGAACGAAATTTTCATTTGTGACAACTAGTCGCGCATTTTACAACTACAAGACGCATACTCCTACAAAACAACAGTAACAACATCACTAGATCCAACCTTAACAATGTCAATTAACGTGCTGAACTTCATCGTTTACATCTGCCAGCTATGCCGCGCATAGTACAATGACGCGCGCTGAGATGTCGAAGCGGCTTAATTGCTATTTATGTCGATTCTCACACGTTAATTATTTTCCTCCCGGTTTAAGTTCACACCAATCCAAGAGTTGAAGCGGAGTGTACGGTACTAGGGGAGGCGCATGTCCGTCCAGGGGAGGCGCGCTTCCTGCTACGACTGGTGCAGCGACTTCACGTGCGCGCACGCCATCTTCGCCAGCGGGTTCGTCACCGCGCCGGTCGCCATCGTGCACTTCGTCAAGCGGCCCTACTCCGGCGCCACCATCTTGTTCGCAGCGTTCGCCGCGTTCTGCACCGCCGTCAGCCTCATCCTCTGCTGCAAGTTCTACGCCGAGCTCAAGCGGCCGCCCTGGCCCCGGTGGCTGTCGTCGGCGTCCGCCGAAGCGCGCCATCTTGAACAGCAGGACGGCCGAGAGACGGAGGTGTCGTCGCACGAGCTGCAGCTTCGCCACCCTGAGCAGGCCGTGATGGGGCGCGAGCGCGACGACCTGCGAACCGCTCTCGTCCCGAGCTACGAGCACCCGGGGGGCGCCGCCGAGTGCGCGGTGTGCCTCGGCGAAGTGGAGAAGGGGGAGGCGGTGCGGCGGATGCCGGTGTGCTTGCACGTGTTCCACACCGAGTGCATCGACCGGTGGCTGCGCTCGCACGCTACGTGCCCTATTTGCCGGTGCAGCGTGTTCACCCCGCTGGAACGGCCACCGGAAGTAGTGTTGAACGTCGAGTTGTGAATTGTGATGCGAATCTTTTTTTGAAAGATCCAGCTTAGCTGGCATTGATTGATTTAGAaaagagcatatggaagacaaGGTTTGATCAAGCGATTAGAGGGAAAATAAGGAAAGAGATACAACAGAGGACGGGCCTTTGGCCTGCAGCTCCTAGTAAAGAAAACCGTAAGCGGTTATCTCACATCCAGATCCCCAAAGGGGGGCTCAAATGATTTTGCTCCGGCAAGCCGCCAGTGCTCCATCATGCGTCGAATGGCATCAATGACGTCCTTCAAAACAGCTTTCTTCGATCTGAAGGTGCAATTATTTCTTTCCATCCAAATTGCCCAGGTGGTAGCCATGATCATAGTCTTCACGCCCCTCCTGTTTTCTGCTCTTATTACGTTTAGAATGGTCGTAACTGCCGAGGGTGTGCATCCCTGATCTTGTAGAGGCGGGGCGAGCGACGAACATCCATTCCATTCTGCCACCTTTGCCCAGGTTGCTTGTGTGAACGGGCAGTTCCAGAAGAGATGTACGAAGGACTCAAGGTTTTTGAGACAAAACTGACAGAAATATGGATTTGGCCATCGTCGACGTTGCAGACGGTCGTTACACCAAACTCTATCGTGATGAATCAGCCAGAAGAAGATTTTGATCTTGCCCGGAGCCCACACCTTCCAAATGACCGATTTCATTCCATTGTTTGGCAGCTTTTTGAAATGGGCATTGTAGGCAGAGCTTGTGGAGTAGGATCCCTTTTCATTTTCTGTCCAAGAGATCACATCTTCCCGTTGCTCATTGCTCAGTCCTCCATGCTCTCTGATCATGCTCAGTCCTCCATGCTCTCCTGATGCAAATCGGTGGCCGTGTAGCTAGCTTCAAAGGGAATTCCCCTTGCCAAAGCGTGCGCGCACGCACACACAAAACAAAACCAGTTTTTTTGAAACTTTTGAATTTAAATGGTAAATGTATAGTTAAATACAGTGGCAACATTCACAGAACATATAATCAGAGATGCTTTAAATATCGACATGTCTCAGATGGTCATGGGTTTGAGTATCATTGAACTTATGACTTTAAGGACAAATGACGGGTACATAGGACAGCTCTCCTGACGACGTGCACTTGCATCTGGACCCGAGCCCACACATCAGTGACGCCATGTCAGACGGCAGTATGTCAGAGGATCCGCTTTCATAGGACCTAATCACCGCGTCAATAAATCGAGATCATTACCAATCTATTGGGAGGTCAACATTTCTTTTACCAGAACGATAACATTTCAAATTAAAAAATCTTAGATATAAATACATGGGAATAGTGTTGCAAATTAGAAACATTCCTGAAGGTTTCTTTATCACCATTTTGACTTTAGGATACCTGTTACCGAAGTTTTCCGGAAACGTTAATGAATTGAGTATTGAAGGATTAGAACAAGTGTTCTGTTTTTAGTGATCTTTGTGCGCTTGTGCCCCTTGTGAAATCGCACAGAGAGATTGATTGGGAGATATCGAACACGATCATCGTCTAGGAGAAGGATCACATTGCACTTGCAATCCTGTGTTTGGGATCCTTCTTGCCAAGTTCTTAGACCTTTCTATAATTTCCGCCTTTTAGGTATTTGGGTTAGCTGAACTATGCTTCATATATTGTAAAGTAGCTCTAGATCCTTCGGACCTCTCTCACGTGCATTTTTTTTGGAAAAGAGCGAGGAGCGGAATTGGGTTGCCTTACAAAGGTGGATGTGTGGGTGCACCCGCAGAACTCTGAAATTCACGACATCCGACATTCTGAGGACCCTAAGCATCTAGTTGCTGCCCGGACGTCCGAAAACCTACCACACCCTGAGTGCCTTGCCTTCACTCCGTTTCAAGGTTGCCGCCTCAAATTTCCTCGCCTATCATTCAAGCTGCAATGCTGCATGGGCCAGCCATCCTGCAGTCCACGTTGTACTATAAAAACATCCATAATGCATGATCGTCACACCAAAACTCGAAACCGCTGCTCTGATCTTTATTGTCAACTAACCACTCTTTAGGtcatttcaatcggttgtagctCAGCAATCGCCGCAAAAGAGTCGCCAATCAACGACATAGGCAGTAGCGCCGCTTCCTGGACTCACCCATGTATTGGGCTTGGGACCACCACCTTGACCTCATCATCTTGTCGACACTAAGTCCGGCGAGTCTGTTGTATCTCCAGTGGGAAACTACAAGTACGAGTGAACTGTAGAAAATGATGTCCTATTTTCATTTCAACCCCGTGTACAGTTTTTGGTGCTTTGAGAATAAAGAGAGTAGGCATAAGGTAGGATTAACTGAAAGTCTGATCTATCTTTTATCTTCTTGAAACATCACTGTTGAAAAGATTATCAATGCATGATTTCAAAATAAAAATCTAAGTGAAGATAATGTGGGCATAGATATGTCTACAAATATTACACGACACATTTTTCAGGTAATTTCTATTAATCATTATATGATATTATATTTTATTATGAGGGACAAAAATACTACACCATTTTATTTCTTGTGCAGAGTTCTTGAAGGCATCTGCAAAATACTTTccccgtttctaaatatttgtctttctacagatttcaacaagtgactacatacaaagcaaaatgagtgaatctacactctaaaatatgtctatatacattcgtatgtggtggtccatttaaaatctctaaaaggacaaatatttaggaacggagagagtaatACGAAGATGTTGAAGATTGCATGGGCCATGCAAGTGCACACACACGCATTAGAAAGGAGGAGCTAGCCTTACTTGCGTCAACCACATAAACGTGCAGCAAGAAGCCAGTGTTACAAAGATCAATTGGTGTGCTCGTACGTCACGTTGGGCCAATACGTCACATCATGTTGGGCCAATACGTATTATCAACAACAAAAGCAGACGTTCACTTTGGCAGGGCCGTACAGAAGAGGACGGTACAAATAACAAGTTCCCTTTTAGCTGTGAATCCATGTGATGAAACTTGTGAAGACACACTTTTGAAATTAGAAATAAAAAGTTTTAATACTATATGTTTCCTAAATTAGGAAGAAAATAGTTGCCAAATTCATCAGTGATAACATTATTGATTTGTTTGGAGAGCTCACTGATCGTCATATGTAGCTTTTTTAAAAACAAAACATATGTTAATATCTAGGATTTGGTTGATATAGTGTGATGTTAGACCTATTGTGTGGTCATCATCCTCTCCCCTTCCAGAGCCCCAATCCCGACTCTGCCCATGGTAGTGACCTAACATGTGGGCCCTGCATTATTGTTGTGGCAGCATAGCTCAACTTGAAGCACGACCCAACCTCTCTCTCGGTCATTTACAAAGCCTACCTGCTGCCAACCCTCTCTTATATGTCTatcatctccccccccccccccccccccccccgcctttCTTCTCCACAAGACTGAAGGCTCGAGCCACCCGCATTGGTGCAAACCGCTGCTTGCTAGCCACCACTAAAATGGGGCTCCACTATTCTTCACCCCACCATTGATAGACCCTTCCCAAGATTCTCCATCGAGGCATCAATCTCATGCCTCCCCAGTTGTTTCAAGCGCAGCGAAGCTCTGACTACTCATCAGTTGTTCATCGCGTGTGCCTGGACCGTCCTGCATATCACGCTGGCAGCGTTATTCCGAGCTCTGTGTCAACTACTCATCACCCGACCCCACTAGCCTTTGCGCGACACGACACCATGACCACCTCCCTAAGCTCCCCATTGTAGGCTAACTAATTTTGCATATTGTCACAACTCAAAGGGATGGGGAAAAATCCCCACGGAAAAATATAGCCGGCGGTAAAGGGGATGGGTGAAAACTTGCCCAAGAGCGGGGACAAGGACAAGTGTGGCGAGTACAAGGATCACATGGTAATACCCAACGGGTTTCTCCCCTTTGCCATTCTGACTCCACCTCATGCTCACATCATCAATTCATCACATTCCATTGCTAAATTCACATTTTCAAAATGGTTTATCTCATAAAAAGTCAGTTCGATTCATGATCCATCTTCATCGCTGAGTTCGTATTGACGAGGCTTCTAAACAAGATCCCATGTTAGCACGTT containing:
- the LOC125517631 gene encoding RING-H2 finger protein ATL3-like — its product is MSVQGRRASCYDWCSDFTCAHAIFASGFVTAPVAIVHFVKRPYSGATILFAAFAAFCTAVSLILCCKFYAELKRPPWPRWLSSASAEARHLEQQDGRETEVSSHELQLRHPEQAVMGRERDDLRTALVPSYEHPGGAAECAVCLGEVEKGEAVRRMPVCLHVFHTECIDRWLRSHATCPICRCSVFTPLERPPEVVLNVEL